Proteins encoded in a region of the Haloarcula sp. CBA1129 genome:
- a CDS encoding FUN14 domain-containing protein has protein sequence MGDFVLQLNGLGLQQMGLEFGGGGLIGGIIGFAAKKVAKLIAVIVGIELALFKFLETRGILQVNWDAIGGAAQNATGTAGNAAATQPPSWVMSLLSALPVSAGFTAGFLVGFKKG, from the coding sequence ATGGGTGATTTCGTACTCCAACTAAATGGGTTGGGCCTCCAGCAGATGGGCCTCGAATTCGGTGGCGGCGGCCTTATCGGCGGAATCATCGGGTTCGCCGCGAAGAAGGTCGCAAAGCTCATTGCCGTCATCGTCGGCATCGAGTTGGCACTGTTCAAATTCCTTGAGACACGCGGCATCCTGCAGGTGAACTGGGACGCAATAGGCGGGGCCGCGCAGAACGCGACTGGCACCGCCGGGAACGCGGCGGCGACGCAACCGCCGTCGTGGGTTATGTCGCTGCTTTCGGCGCTACCGGTCAGTGCTGGCTTCACTGCCGGCTTCCTAGTCGGGTTCAAGAAGGGGTAA
- a CDS encoding UPF0058 family protein, with protein MKKQELIHLHGLLAQVQNHYEAESGTEVDHDEYEELGVKPTSIHKSKTDHKAAVFAIADGIASEMADETKEPVSAAAD; from the coding sequence ATGAAAAAGCAGGAGCTCATCCACCTTCACGGCCTGCTTGCACAGGTACAGAACCACTACGAAGCCGAATCCGGGACAGAAGTGGACCACGACGAATACGAGGAACTTGGTGTCAAGCCGACATCGATTCACAAGTCGAAAACAGACCACAAGGCCGCTGTCTTTGCGATTGCTGACGGTATTGCTTCTGAGATGGCTGACGAAACCAAAGAGCCTGTTTCTGCCGCCGCGGACTAA
- a CDS encoding VOC family protein, which yields MDQAPLSSETEIGRVALTVADLPPAVDFYRDVVGLHVLDSGDDRVILGTGGQELLVLNYQPDAPARDASETGLYHVAFRVPSRAALGDALQRINSKWTLAGASDHGVSEALYLSDPAGNGVEIYRDFPRASWEETPSGHVEMVTDPLDTQAVAAAGAGKQSLPAGSDVGHVHLEVSSVERAKSFYADALGLRVRATYDGAVFLAAGDYHHHIGVNVWQQRSKPHVGQGLAWFEIRLPDEATLDAVCKRLRRSDYAVSETDTGLTVRDSDDIELRLRP from the coding sequence ATGGACCAAGCGCCCCTCTCATCGGAAACCGAGATCGGCCGGGTGGCACTGACTGTTGCTGACTTACCACCGGCTGTCGATTTCTACCGTGATGTTGTCGGTCTCCATGTTCTGGACTCAGGCGATGATCGAGTGATCCTCGGTACGGGTGGTCAGGAGCTTCTGGTTCTGAACTATCAGCCAGACGCACCGGCGAGGGATGCTTCAGAGACCGGGCTGTATCACGTCGCGTTTCGCGTCCCCTCACGAGCGGCGCTGGGTGACGCACTCCAGCGTATCAACTCTAAGTGGACACTCGCTGGCGCTTCGGATCACGGCGTCAGCGAGGCGCTGTATCTGTCGGACCCGGCCGGTAACGGCGTCGAAATTTATCGTGACTTCCCCCGGGCGTCGTGGGAGGAGACGCCGTCGGGTCACGTCGAAATGGTGACGGACCCTCTCGATACGCAGGCAGTCGCGGCTGCTGGTGCTGGTAAACAGTCGCTACCCGCTGGGTCCGACGTAGGACACGTCCATCTGGAAGTCTCGTCAGTGGAGAGGGCCAAGTCGTTCTACGCCGACGCACTCGGATTGCGGGTCAGGGCTACGTACGACGGTGCCGTGTTTCTGGCGGCTGGTGACTACCACCACCATATCGGAGTCAACGTCTGGCAGCAGCGGTCCAAGCCCCACGTCGGACAAGGACTGGCGTGGTTCGAGATTCGACTCCCTGACGAAGCAACCCTCGATGCGGTGTGCAAGCGACTCCGTCGGTCTGACTACGCTGTCTCCGAAACTGATACCGGTCTCACAGTGCGCGACAGCGACGACATCGAACTCCGCTTGCGGCCCTGA
- the hflX gene encoding GTPase HflX, with protein sequence MTATHTTERAVIAKRVDSGTADTAEIRDLARAAGYDVVGEVTQTRTEDPAYHLGEGKVTRLSNAVAREEAAVVIFDNQLGPYQTYNIGNELPERVRVIDRFRLILEIFGQRAQTRKAQLQVELAELRYELPRAEAKASLAKRDERPGFMGLGEYDESREEDIKKQIANIRDELESIEETERHRREQRRESGFDLVALAGYTNAGKSTLLRRLADDLDVDENDDLHPDLDTTAESEDRLFTTLGTTTRRAEVGKREVLVTDTVGFIQDLPHWLVESFKSTLGSVYHADLVLLVVDISESVEEIREKLVTSHDTLYERNEAPIVTVLNKTDMVDDEEIRRKKDALSSLAPNPVAVSAKQGLNIDDLADRIDHELPDYERERLVLPMTDDTMSLVSWIHDHASVDTVDYGDQVVIEFEARPAIIEQSRSKAGELVGASA encoded by the coding sequence GTGACGGCGACACACACCACGGAACGAGCGGTCATCGCGAAGCGCGTCGACAGTGGCACCGCCGACACGGCGGAAATCCGGGACCTCGCTCGGGCGGCCGGCTACGATGTCGTCGGCGAGGTAACCCAGACCAGAACGGAGGACCCGGCGTACCACCTCGGCGAGGGGAAGGTGACACGGTTGAGCAACGCGGTTGCCCGCGAAGAGGCCGCTGTCGTCATCTTCGACAACCAGCTCGGCCCGTACCAGACGTACAACATCGGGAACGAACTCCCCGAGCGGGTCCGCGTCATCGACCGATTCCGGCTCATTCTCGAAATCTTCGGCCAGCGGGCCCAGACCCGGAAGGCCCAGCTACAGGTCGAACTTGCGGAGCTTCGCTACGAACTCCCGCGCGCCGAGGCAAAGGCGAGTCTGGCCAAACGCGACGAGCGCCCGGGGTTCATGGGCCTCGGCGAGTACGACGAGTCCCGCGAAGAGGACATCAAAAAGCAGATCGCCAACATCCGGGACGAACTGGAATCCATCGAGGAGACCGAGCGACACCGCCGGGAACAGCGCCGGGAGTCCGGGTTCGATCTCGTCGCTCTCGCCGGCTACACTAACGCCGGGAAGTCGACGCTCTTGCGCCGCCTCGCCGACGACCTCGACGTCGACGAGAACGACGATTTACATCCCGACTTGGACACGACGGCCGAGAGCGAGGACCGTCTGTTCACGACGCTCGGGACGACCACCCGACGCGCGGAGGTCGGCAAACGCGAGGTGCTGGTCACCGACACTGTCGGGTTCATTCAGGACCTTCCGCACTGGCTCGTCGAATCGTTCAAATCCACGCTCGGCTCGGTGTATCACGCCGATCTGGTCTTGCTCGTCGTCGACATCTCCGAATCGGTCGAGGAGATCCGGGAGAAACTGGTGACGAGCCACGACACGCTGTACGAGCGCAACGAGGCCCCCATCGTCACGGTGCTTAACAAGACCGACATGGTGGACGATGAGGAGATACGCCGGAAGAAGGATGCCCTTTCCTCGCTGGCGCCGAACCCCGTTGCCGTCAGCGCCAAACAGGGGCTCAACATCGACGATCTGGCGGACCGCATCGACCACGAACTGCCGGACTACGAGCGTGAACGGCTCGTGCTTCCGATGACCGACGACACGATGAGCCTCGTCTCGTGGATTCACGACCACGCTAGCGTCGACACGGTCGATTACGGCGACCAAGTCGTCATCGAGTTCGAGGCGCGGCCAGCCATCATTGAACAGTCCCGGTCGAAAGCCGGGGAACTGGTCGGCGCGTCAGCCTGA
- a CDS encoding alpha/beta hydrolase: protein MSGPHQDQQRAIAGTALSEASAAAVLVHGRGATARSIIQMGAEFQQDGLALLAPQAARNTWYPNSFLSPVEQNEPGRTSGLQAIEDAVTEANEAGIPTDRVLVLGFSQGACLASEFVARNPHRYGGLVALSGGLIGEAIDESEYEGDIEETPVFLGCSDVDPHIPEERVHVTASVFEQLNGDVEERIYEGMGHGVNEDELEYVSSLVATLVN from the coding sequence ATGAGCGGCCCCCATCAGGACCAGCAGCGCGCGATCGCGGGAACCGCGCTCTCGGAGGCGAGTGCAGCGGCGGTGCTGGTCCACGGCCGGGGTGCGACTGCCCGGAGCATCATCCAGATGGGGGCGGAGTTCCAGCAGGACGGGCTGGCACTGCTTGCCCCGCAGGCCGCGCGCAACACATGGTATCCCAACTCCTTCCTCTCGCCGGTCGAGCAGAACGAACCCGGCCGGACATCGGGACTGCAGGCTATCGAGGACGCCGTCACCGAGGCCAACGAAGCCGGGATTCCGACCGACCGCGTGCTCGTTCTGGGCTTCTCCCAAGGGGCCTGTCTCGCGAGTGAGTTCGTCGCCCGCAATCCACACCGCTACGGCGGTCTCGTGGCCCTCAGTGGCGGCCTCATCGGCGAGGCTATCGACGAAAGCGAGTACGAGGGCGACATCGAGGAAACACCGGTGTTTCTGGGCTGCAGCGATGTCGACCCGCATATCCCCGAAGAGCGCGTACACGTCACGGCTTCGGTCTTCGAGCAACTGAACGGGGACGTGGAGGAACGAATCTACGAGGGGATGGGGCACGGCGTGAACGAGGACGAACTGGAGTACGTCTCGTCGCTGGTCGCCACCCTCGTCAATTAG
- a CDS encoding ribosome assembly factor SBDS: MISLDEAVTARLESHGQRFEVLVDPDAALAIKRDDFDGDLEDVIAAEDVFEDASRGDRPPENMLTEVFDTTDPMTIIPEVIKQGEIQITADQRREMQEQKHKQLIQRITRNAVNPQMDDAPHPPERIESALEETDFRVDPMEPVEAQVDDALDALRPVIPIRFDEVTVAVQVPADYAGSAQAQIRQFGDLEREEWQSDGSWVGVMTFPAGLQNDFYDVVNEHTSGHAETQIIKDEDDISTRG, translated from the coding sequence ATGATATCGCTTGACGAGGCGGTGACGGCGCGCCTCGAATCTCACGGCCAACGGTTCGAGGTACTGGTGGATCCGGACGCTGCGCTAGCGATAAAACGTGATGACTTCGATGGCGACCTCGAGGACGTTATCGCTGCGGAGGACGTGTTTGAGGACGCCTCGCGGGGGGACCGACCACCCGAGAATATGCTCACAGAGGTGTTTGACACGACTGATCCGATGACCATCATCCCCGAAGTCATCAAGCAAGGGGAGATTCAGATCACGGCCGACCAGCGCCGCGAGATGCAGGAGCAAAAGCACAAACAGCTCATCCAGCGGATCACGCGCAACGCGGTCAACCCACAGATGGATGACGCGCCACATCCGCCCGAACGCATCGAATCGGCCCTCGAAGAGACGGATTTCAGGGTCGATCCGATGGAGCCTGTCGAGGCGCAAGTCGACGACGCGCTTGATGCGCTCCGGCCGGTTATCCCCATCCGGTTCGACGAGGTCACCGTCGCGGTGCAGGTCCCCGCGGACTACGCCGGGAGCGCGCAGGCACAGATACGACAGTTCGGCGACCTCGAACGCGAGGAGTGGCAGTCCGACGGCTCGTGGGTCGGCGTTATGACGTTCCCGGCCGGCCTCCAGAACGACTTTTATGACGTTGTAAACGAACACACCAGCGGCCACGCGGAAACCCAGATAATCAAAGACGAAGACGACATCAGTACACGCGGCTGA
- a CDS encoding acylphosphatase, with translation MTEGDSITESAGKPSAMARTRAHVFVSGRVQGVYYRATTRERAQKQGVDGWVRNLDDGRVEAVFEGPEADVDAMIEFCHEGSERADVTDVEVEYEDPEDNEGFEVRW, from the coding sequence ATGACAGAAGGCGACAGTATAACGGAGTCCGCCGGCAAACCTTCGGCTATGGCTCGCACGCGAGCACACGTGTTCGTCTCCGGTCGTGTTCAGGGCGTCTATTACAGAGCGACCACGCGGGAACGCGCACAGAAACAGGGCGTCGACGGGTGGGTCCGTAACCTCGACGACGGCCGCGTCGAAGCGGTGTTCGAGGGGCCCGAAGCCGACGTTGACGCGATGATCGAGTTCTGTCACGAGGGGAGCGAGCGTGCAGACGTGACCGACGTCGAGGTCGAGTACGAGGACCCTGAAGACAACGAGGGGTTCGAGGTCCGCTGGTAG
- a CDS encoding NAD(P)H-hydrate dehydratase — MLTGSEMGVVDENAAALGVPRKQLMESSGHAVARAVRSLSEPGDQVTIVAGRGNNGGDALVTARFLDDFDLRVVLLGRPDAISTTIARENWDALQHAEYPTETVTDSSAFDLGTPDVIVDAMLGTGIAGDLREPEATAAATMNESDATVLSVDVPSGLDAETGGLADSAVEADHVITFHDTKPGLPDLGVPVTVADIGIPDAAELFVERGDLTRLERDPASHKGDNGEVLVVGGGPYTGAPALSAQAALRGGADLVRVACPAVVAREIQSYSENLILRPFDGDHLAPPHIDRLAELAADHDTLVVGPGLGDADATLEAVGDLLSGFEGTAVVDADALSVVPDIETDAELVCTPHQGELRGMGGETAEDWRRRADLIESFAAEVGQTLLVKGPYDIVSDGERTRVGRTGNPGMTVGGTGDVLAGVTGALACVQDPLDAAAIAAYTVGTVGDRVVEDRGYGLVATDLLEEIPSVLWQRETDT, encoded by the coding sequence ATGCTCACCGGCTCCGAAATGGGTGTCGTCGACGAGAACGCCGCCGCGCTCGGCGTCCCGCGCAAACAGTTGATGGAGTCGTCCGGCCACGCCGTCGCCCGGGCAGTCCGTTCCCTCTCGGAACCCGGCGATCAGGTCACCATCGTTGCCGGACGGGGGAACAACGGCGGGGACGCGCTCGTCACCGCCCGCTTTCTGGACGACTTCGACCTCCGGGTCGTTTTGCTTGGCCGCCCGGACGCCATCTCGACGACGATTGCCAGAGAGAACTGGGACGCGCTCCAGCATGCCGAGTATCCGACGGAGACGGTCACAGATTCCTCAGCGTTCGACCTCGGTACTCCCGATGTCATCGTCGACGCGATGCTTGGCACAGGTATCGCCGGCGACTTGCGGGAACCGGAGGCGACGGCGGCAGCGACGATGAACGAGAGCGACGCGACCGTCCTCTCTGTGGACGTTCCATCGGGCCTCGACGCAGAGACCGGGGGGTTGGCCGACAGCGCAGTCGAGGCCGACCATGTGATTACGTTCCACGATACCAAGCCCGGCCTGCCGGACCTCGGCGTACCGGTCACCGTAGCCGACATCGGCATCCCTGACGCAGCGGAACTGTTCGTCGAGCGGGGCGACCTCACCCGCCTCGAACGGGACCCCGCGAGCCACAAGGGCGACAACGGCGAGGTTCTGGTCGTCGGCGGCGGTCCTTACACCGGCGCACCGGCGCTGTCGGCCCAAGCTGCGCTCAGAGGTGGGGCCGACCTCGTCCGGGTCGCCTGCCCGGCCGTCGTGGCCCGTGAAATCCAATCCTACAGCGAGAACCTTATCCTGCGACCGTTCGACGGGGACCACCTCGCGCCGCCGCACATCGACCGCCTTGCCGAGCTGGCGGCCGACCACGACACGCTCGTGGTCGGACCGGGACTGGGCGACGCCGACGCGACCTTGGAGGCGGTCGGGGACCTGCTGTCCGGCTTCGAGGGGACAGCGGTCGTCGACGCCGACGCGCTGTCGGTAGTCCCGGACATCGAGACGGACGCCGAACTCGTCTGTACGCCCCATCAGGGCGAACTCCGAGGGATGGGCGGCGAGACCGCCGAGGACTGGCGGAGACGAGCGGACCTCATCGAGTCCTTCGCAGCGGAGGTCGGCCAGACGCTGCTGGTCAAAGGCCCCTACGACATCGTCTCGGACGGCGAGCGGACCCGCGTCGGCCGGACGGGCAACCCGGGGATGACGGTCGGCGGAACCGGCGACGTGCTCGCAGGTGTGACTGGCGCGCTCGCCTGCGTGCAGGACCCACTCGACGCGGCCGCCATCGCCGCCTACACTGTCGGAACAGTCGGCGACCGTGTCGTTGAGGACCGCGGCTACGGACTGGTCGCGACAGACTTGCTAGAAGAGATACCGAGCGTACTGTGGCAGCGAGAAACGGACACGTAG
- a CDS encoding DUF3179 domain-containing protein, whose protein sequence is MDLSRRRLLATVGAGVILGGAGCAGDDGSHSGSTAAAGSDVGTETPPAATAQSDGPKPPIADSRLHLDYELGMLEENVVSGGVPKDGIPAIDDPTFADTPPEILAPDDPVFGVVRDGAAKAYPQYILVHHEIVNDTIAGDSIAVTYCPLTGTAQGFERGSVEFGVSGRLVNSNLTMYDRGTDSWWPQMLATAIRGPLTGESLREFRVFWTTWSRWSSAYPETNVLTEDTGFSRRYGVDPYGQYNEKRGYYSSTRTLFEPLQGDGRAHPKAVVVGTRTESGALAFDKETLLSHRVLTGRIDDTPYVAVADTDLATGYVYANPESTTVEASADGYTVDGTVYDADLLPLDRSLSFDAMWFAWAGFYPEGGYVN, encoded by the coding sequence ATGGACCTTTCCCGCCGCCGGCTTCTCGCGACGGTTGGTGCCGGTGTGATACTCGGCGGTGCAGGCTGCGCGGGAGATGACGGTTCACATTCTGGGTCAACTGCGGCAGCCGGGTCCGATGTCGGCACTGAGACGCCACCGGCAGCCACTGCCCAAAGCGACGGACCGAAGCCCCCGATAGCTGATAGCCGTCTGCATCTGGACTACGAACTCGGGATGCTCGAAGAGAACGTCGTCAGCGGCGGCGTCCCCAAAGACGGCATTCCGGCTATCGACGACCCGACGTTCGCTGACACACCTCCAGAAATACTGGCTCCGGACGACCCAGTATTCGGCGTGGTCCGCGACGGGGCGGCGAAAGCCTATCCACAGTACATTCTCGTCCATCATGAAATCGTGAACGACACCATCGCCGGCGACTCTATCGCTGTGACATACTGTCCGCTGACGGGCACCGCTCAGGGGTTCGAGCGTGGATCGGTGGAGTTCGGTGTCTCCGGTCGACTGGTGAATTCGAACTTGACGATGTACGACCGGGGCACCGATAGTTGGTGGCCACAGATGTTGGCGACGGCAATTAGGGGCCCACTAACTGGCGAATCGTTGCGAGAATTTCGGGTCTTTTGGACGACATGGAGCCGCTGGTCCAGTGCCTACCCAGAGACGAATGTGCTCACCGAAGACACGGGCTTCTCGCGTCGCTACGGCGTTGATCCCTACGGCCAGTATAACGAGAAGCGCGGCTACTATTCGAGTACGCGGACGCTGTTTGAACCCCTGCAAGGCGACGGTCGCGCTCACCCGAAGGCCGTCGTCGTCGGAACTCGGACGGAAAGCGGGGCGCTTGCATTCGATAAGGAAACGCTGCTGAGCCACCGCGTGCTGACCGGTCGAATTGACGATACACCGTATGTCGCCGTCGCTGATACCGACTTAGCGACCGGCTACGTGTACGCGAACCCGGAGTCAACGACGGTCGAGGCGTCGGCCGACGGCTATACGGTTGACGGGACGGTATATGATGCCGATTTGCTCCCGCTGGACCGTTCGCTGTCCTTCGACGCGATGTGGTTCGCTTGGGCCGGCTTCTATCCGGAGGGAGGATATGTCAACTGA
- a CDS encoding DUF555 domain-containing protein, giving the protein MNCRVVVEAAVPVYDVASADEAVRIAISKTGEMLNPDLNYVEINMGDRHCPHCGETLEPAFLAADESLVALELEMTVFNVERDEHAARIARKEIGQRLENIPLDVLEIEEIPEESDETTEDESSSTESAAEADDLSSDQSADESDDVLPEFEELIDE; this is encoded by the coding sequence ATGAATTGCCGAGTTGTCGTTGAGGCTGCAGTCCCAGTGTACGACGTAGCATCCGCAGACGAGGCAGTTCGCATTGCCATCTCGAAGACGGGGGAAATGCTGAACCCCGACCTCAATTACGTCGAGATTAACATGGGAGATCGGCACTGTCCGCACTGCGGTGAGACCCTAGAGCCGGCTTTTCTCGCAGCCGACGAGAGTCTCGTCGCGCTCGAACTAGAGATGACAGTGTTCAACGTCGAGCGGGACGAACACGCCGCGCGGATCGCCCGTAAGGAAATCGGGCAACGCCTTGAGAACATCCCGCTCGATGTGCTCGAAATCGAGGAGATTCCGGAGGAGTCCGACGAGACGACAGAAGATGAGTCCTCGTCAACGGAGTCGGCAGCCGAGGCCGACGACTTGTCGTCGGACCAGTCTGCGGATGAATCCGATGACGTGTTACCCGAGTTCGAGGAGTTAATCGACGAGTAA
- the katG gene encoding catalase/peroxidase HPI, whose amino-acid sequence MAETPNSDTSGAAGRRSKRPKSNQDWWPNKLNLDILDQNARDVGPMEADFDYAEEFQKLDLEAVKSDLEELMTSSQDWWPADYGHYGPLFIRMAWHSAGTYRTADGRGGAAGGRQRFAPINSWPDNANLDKARRLLLPIKQKYGRKISWADLMILAGNVAIESMGFKTFGYAGGREDAFEEDKAVNWGPEDEMDTQERFDEPGEIEEGLGASVMGLIYVNPEGPDGNPDPEASAKNIRQTFDRMAMNDKETAALIAGGHTFGKVHGADDPDENLGPEPEAAPIEQQGLGWQNKNGNSKGGEMITSGIEGPWTQSPTEWDMGYINNLLDYEWEPEKGPGGAWQWAPTSEELKNSVPDAHDSSETQTPMMLTTDIALKRDPDYREVMETFQENPMEFGMNFAKAWYKLTHRDMGPPERFLGPEVPDEEMIWQDPLPDADYDLIGDAEIAELKEEILDSDLSVTQLVKTAWASASTYRDSDKRGGANGARLRLEPQKNWEVNEPEQLETVLGTLETIQAEFNDSRSDGTQVSLADLIVLGGNAAVEQAAANAGYDVEIPFEPGRVDAGPEDTDAASFDALKPKVDGARNYIQDDITRPAEEVLVDNADLLNLTASELTALIGGMRSLGATHQDTDLGVFTDEPETLTNDFFVNLLDMGTEWEPAADAEHVYKGLDRDTGEVKWEATRIDLIFGSNDRLRAISEVYGSADAEEKLVHDFVDTWSKVMKLDRFDLE is encoded by the coding sequence ATGGCAGAAACACCGAATTCCGATACCAGCGGCGCCGCAGGCAGACGTTCAAAGCGACCGAAATCGAATCAGGACTGGTGGCCAAACAAGCTGAACTTGGATATTCTCGACCAGAACGCGCGGGACGTCGGTCCGATGGAAGCCGACTTCGATTACGCGGAGGAGTTCCAGAAGCTCGATCTCGAAGCGGTGAAGTCGGACCTCGAAGAGCTGATGACGTCATCGCAGGACTGGTGGCCGGCCGACTACGGCCACTACGGCCCGCTGTTCATCCGCATGGCTTGGCACAGCGCCGGGACGTACCGGACCGCCGACGGTCGCGGCGGCGCAGCTGGCGGTCGACAGCGCTTTGCACCGATCAATAGCTGGCCCGATAACGCGAACCTCGACAAGGCACGACGGCTGCTCCTGCCGATCAAGCAGAAGTACGGCCGCAAGATCTCTTGGGCCGACCTGATGATTCTCGCAGGGAACGTCGCCATCGAGTCGATGGGATTCAAGACGTTCGGCTACGCCGGTGGCCGCGAGGACGCTTTCGAGGAGGATAAGGCTGTCAACTGGGGGCCGGAAGACGAAATGGACACCCAGGAGCGCTTCGACGAGCCCGGCGAAATCGAAGAAGGGCTCGGTGCCTCCGTGATGGGCCTCATCTACGTGAACCCGGAAGGGCCGGACGGCAACCCGGACCCGGAGGCGTCGGCGAAGAACATCCGGCAGACGTTCGACCGCATGGCGATGAACGACAAGGAGACGGCCGCTCTCATCGCTGGCGGACACACCTTCGGGAAAGTCCACGGTGCTGACGACCCCGACGAAAACCTCGGTCCCGAGCCGGAAGCCGCCCCTATCGAGCAGCAGGGCCTCGGCTGGCAGAACAAGAACGGGAACAGCAAAGGCGGCGAGATGATTACGAGCGGTATCGAAGGCCCGTGGACCCAGTCGCCGACCGAGTGGGACATGGGGTATATCAACAATCTGCTCGACTACGAATGGGAGCCAGAGAAGGGCCCCGGCGGCGCGTGGCAGTGGGCACCCACGAGCGAGGAGCTGAAAAACAGCGTGCCGGACGCACACGACTCATCGGAGACGCAAACGCCGATGATGCTCACGACGGACATCGCTCTGAAGCGCGATCCGGACTACCGAGAGGTCATGGAAACCTTCCAAGAGAACCCGATGGAGTTCGGGATGAACTTCGCGAAGGCGTGGTACAAGCTGACCCACCGCGACATGGGGCCGCCGGAGCGGTTCCTCGGTCCGGAGGTTCCCGACGAGGAGATGATCTGGCAGGACCCGCTTCCGGACGCCGACTACGACCTGATCGGGGACGCGGAGATCGCCGAACTCAAGGAAGAAATTCTCGACTCGGATCTCTCCGTCACCCAGCTCGTCAAGACTGCGTGGGCGTCGGCATCGACCTACCGCGACAGCGACAAGCGCGGCGGCGCAAACGGCGCTCGCCTCCGACTCGAACCCCAGAAGAACTGGGAGGTCAACGAGCCGGAGCAACTGGAGACGGTTCTGGGGACACTCGAAACCATTCAGGCGGAGTTCAACGACTCGCGTTCCGACGGGACGCAGGTCTCGCTTGCCGACCTGATCGTGCTGGGCGGCAACGCGGCCGTCGAGCAGGCGGCAGCGAACGCCGGCTACGACGTCGAGATTCCGTTCGAACCCGGGCGCGTGGATGCCGGGCCGGAAGACACCGACGCCGCCTCCTTCGACGCCCTCAAGCCGAAGGTCGACGGAGCCCGAAACTACATTCAGGACGATATCACGCGACCGGCGGAGGAAGTGCTGGTCGACAACGCGGACCTCCTGAACCTGACGGCGTCGGAACTGACAGCCCTGATCGGCGGGATGCGCTCGCTCGGGGCGACCCATCAGGACACCGACCTCGGCGTCTTCACTGACGAACCGGAGACGCTGACAAACGACTTCTTCGTGAACCTGCTCGACATGGGGACGGAGTGGGAGCCAGCGGCGGACGCCGAACACGTCTACAAGGGTCTCGACCGTGACACCGGCGAGGTCAAGTGGGAAGCCACACGCATCGACCTCATCTTCGGTTCGAACGACCGGCTTCGCGCAATTTCGGAAGTCTATGGCTCTGCCGACGCAGAAGAGAAGCTCGTCCACGACTTCGTCGACACGTGGAGCAAGGTCATGAAGCTCGACCGCTTCGACCTCGAATAG
- a CDS encoding DNA-3-methyladenine glycosylase, protein MEQGVIDVESLAGGIDLQATVESGQSYLWDREDGEMYQRDGATGGDAWYWTTIRHDGSPAVIRVRQRDAVLEWESTVDAERELRRLLRLDDDLPAIRTTAPDDDVVQSAYETFWGMRLVQDPPFGSLISFICSAQMRVSRIHSMQQALRDAFGETVEFDGRTYNAYPTPTALADTTEERLRDLGLGYRAPYVQRTAEMVANGEADPEAAVGLDYEDARESLTRFVGVGDKVADCVLLFSLDYLEAVPLDTWIRTTIEEYYPECERGNYADTSRAIRAALGGEYAGYTQTYLFHYLRTGSDET, encoded by the coding sequence ATGGAACAGGGCGTCATCGATGTCGAGTCGCTGGCCGGCGGTATCGACTTGCAGGCAACTGTCGAGAGCGGGCAGTCCTACCTCTGGGACCGAGAGGACGGCGAGATGTACCAGCGTGACGGGGCGACCGGCGGCGACGCGTGGTACTGGACCACAATCCGCCACGACGGGTCACCAGCGGTCATCCGCGTCCGGCAGCGAGATGCGGTGCTCGAATGGGAGTCGACAGTCGACGCCGAACGGGAACTCAGACGCTTGCTTCGCCTCGATGATGACCTCCCAGCCATCAGGACGACGGCACCGGACGACGACGTGGTCCAGTCTGCCTACGAGACGTTCTGGGGGATGCGACTGGTGCAAGATCCCCCGTTTGGGTCCCTCATTTCGTTCATCTGTTCGGCCCAGATGCGTGTGTCCCGGATTCACAGCATGCAGCAGGCGCTCCGTGACGCGTTCGGCGAGACGGTCGAGTTCGACGGACGGACCTACAACGCCTATCCGACGCCGACGGCGTTGGCCGACACGACCGAAGAACGCCTCCGTGACCTCGGACTGGGCTATCGTGCCCCGTACGTCCAGCGCACCGCCGAGATGGTCGCGAACGGGGAGGCTGACCCAGAAGCGGCCGTCGGTCTCGACTACGAAGACGCCAGAGAGTCCCTCACCCGCTTCGTCGGCGTCGGCGACAAGGTCGCGGACTGCGTGTTGCTGTTCTCGCTTGACTACCTCGAAGCGGTCCCGCTCGACACATGGATTCGAACGACAATCGAGGAGTACTACCCTGAGTGTGAGCGGGGGAACTACGCCGACACGTCGCGGGCCATCCGGGCCGCGCTCGGTGGCGAATACGCTGGCTACACGCAGACGTATCTGTTCCATTACCTCCGAACGGGCAGCGACGAGACCTGA